In Aegilops tauschii subsp. strangulata cultivar AL8/78 chromosome 3, Aet v6.0, whole genome shotgun sequence, one genomic interval encodes:
- the LOC109742407 gene encoding probable acyl-[acyl-carrier-protein]--UDP-N-acetylglucosamine O-acyltransferase, mitochondrial, whose amino-acid sequence MAAATAASRTAGLLLSPRLLIASRHLQASASEGSARDASTSFIHPAAVVHPDAAIGQGVSIGPFCTVGASARIGDSCRLHTGSHVTGHTELGEGCVVHTGAILGADLPGRTIIGENNVIGNYAVVGVKCQDLKYKPGDECFLRIGNNNEIREYCSIHRSSKSCDCTVIGDNNLIMGSCHVAHDCKIGSNNIFANNTLFGGHVIVEDCTHTAGAVVVHQFCHIGSFSFLGGGSVVAQDVPRYTMVAGDRAELRGLNLEGLRRNGFSDQEVRSLRKAYRKVFMPASSSQSNFEDRLAELEREIELLESPSVSYMVESIRTSFDQGRRGICKFRSWNIS is encoded by the exons atggccgccgccaccgccgcctctcGAACCGCCGGCCTCCTCCTTTCTCCCCGTCTCCTCATCGCCTCGCGCCATCTCCAAGCAA GTGCCTCGGAGGGATCGGCGAGGGATGCGTCCACGAGCTTCATCCACCCtgccgccgtcgtccaccccgaCGCCGCCATCGGCCAG GGTGTCTCAATAGGCCCATTTTGCACCGTGGGGGCTTCAGCGAGGATTGGTGATTCTTGTCGGTTACACACAGGGAGTCATGTCACGGGACACACCGAGCTAGGAGAAGGATGTGTTGTTCACAC TGGTGCTATTCTTGGTGCAGATCTACCTGGACGAACAATTATTGGGGAAAACAATGTAATTGGGAACTATGCTGTGGTTGGTGTTAAGTGTCAAGATCTCAAATATAAG CCAGGAGATGAATGTTTTCTACGCATTGGTAACAACAATGAGATCAGAGAGTACTGCTCTATTCATCGATCTTCTAAATCTTGTGACTGCACG GTTATTGGTGACAATAATCTCATAATGGGGTCCTGCCATGTAGCACATGACTGCAAGATTGGTAGCAATAACATCTTTGCTAATAATACTCTATTTGGTGGCCATGTTATTGTTGAA GACTGCACTCATACTGCTGGGGCTGTCGTTGTCCATCAATTTTGTCACATTGGATCATTCTCATTTCTAGGCGGAGGCTCTGTG GTTGCACAAGATGTTCCAAGATACACGATGGTTGCAGGTGATAGAGCAGAGCTTCGTGGTCTAAATCTTGAAGGTCTCAGGCGCAACGGTTTCTCAGACCAAGAG GTACGGAGCCTAAGGAAAGCATATAGGAAAGTATTTATGCCAGCTAGTAGTTCCCAGAGTAACTTTGAAGACCGACTCGCTGAACTG GAACGGGAAATTGAGCTATTGGAATCTCCCTCTGTATCCTATATGGTGGAATCTATTCGCACCTCATTTGACCAAGGACGTCGTGGAATTTGCAAATTCAGAAGTTGGAACATCTCATAA